The sequence GCTAGTGCTGATCGCGTAAGACCAATCGGGGCGCTGCCCCACCTGGCAGCGTGAGCTAGAAATCCCCGATCAGCCCTGGAGGGTGAGGAATCCTCTCCCTTCAGGGAGGGGAGGATTCAATGAAATCTCCTTCACGGCCGGGCCGGCAAGGGTCCTGCGAGATCGCGCAAGAGTTCCGATCCACCGGCATCCTGCCCCACGTCAAGGGCCGATCAAAAGTCCCAAAGGCCTCAAACCTGCCCGCCGTAGGGCCCGAAGCCAGGACACGCCCTAGACGAGTGAGTCCGAGGTGGCGCCTGCGGGGAGGCGTCAGGCACGCGCGTCTGCCGCGTTGTCGTCGGTCGCCGACTTCCCCAAGCTCTCGGCTTCGCTCGAGCCGGGGAGACCCCATTCGCGTCGACTCCCTCCTCCGCCTTGCAGCCACACGCGCCTGACGCCTCCCCGCCCGCCCTGCGGGCGGACGACGCCACCTCGGACTCACTCGTCCAGCGGCTCGGCCGACTGGGGCACGATCCGCCGATCGGTGTAGATTCGTCCTCAGTGTCAGGCGTCGCTGCTGATGGCGGTCGGGCGGTCCTCGTTGACCGGCCGAGGGGAGAGAGGGCTCCCGACGGACTGTGTGCTCCGCGCGTTCCTCCAGGCTGCGTCCGGACCGGACCCAGCCGAACGGCGCGCGGCCCAGCCGTACCCACCCTCTCGAACCCATGAGGAGCACCACCCATGGACTTCAAGGTCGCAGACCTTTCCCTTGCCGCCTTCGGCCGCAAGGAGATCACCCTCGCCGAGCACGAGATGCCCGGCCTGATGTCGATCCGCGCCGAGTACGCGGACGCGCAGCCCCTCGCCGGCGCCCGCATCACCGGCTCCCTGCACATGACCGTGCAGACGGCCGTGCTCATCGAGACCCTCGCCGCCCTCGGCGCCGACGTCCGCTGGGCCTCCTGCAACATCTTCTCCACCCAGGACCACGCGGCCGCCGCCATCGCGGTCGGCCCGAACGGTACCCCGGAGAACCCGCAGGGCGTCCCCGTCTTCGCCTGGAAGGGCGAGACGCTGGAGGAGTACTGGTGGTGCACGGAGCAGGCCCTGACCTGGCCGAACACCCCCACCGGCGGCCCGAACATGATCCTCGACGACGGTGGTGACGCCACCCTCCTCGTCCACAAGGGCGTCGAGTTCGAGAAGGCCGGCGAGGCCCCGGACCCGTCGACGGCGGACTCCGAGGAGTACGCGTACATCCTCACCCTGCTGAACCGCACCCTCGGAGAGAACCCGCAGAAGTGGACGCAGCTCGCGTCCGAGATCCGCGGCGTCACCGAGGAGACCACCACCGGTGTCCACCGCCTCTACGAGATGATGGCCGAGGGCAGCCTGCTCTTCCCGGCGATCAACGTGAACGACGCCGTCACCAAGTCGAAGTTCGACAACAAGTACGGCTGCCGCCACTCCCTGATCGACGGCATCAACCGCGCCACCGACGTCCTCATCGGCGGCAAGGTCGCGGTCGTCTGCGGCTACGGCGACGTCGGCAAGGGCTGCGCCGAGTCCCTGCGCGGCCAGGGCGCCCGCGTGATCGTCACCGAGATCGACCCCATCTGCGCCCTCCAGGCCGCGATGGACGGCTACCAGGTCGCCACCCTCGACGACGTCGTCGAGACCGCCGACATCTTCATCACGACCACCGGCAACAAGGACATCATCATGGCCGCCGACATGGCCAAGATGAAGCACCAGGCCATCGTCGGGAACATCGGCCACTTCGACAACGAGATCGACATGGCCGGCCTGGCCAAGATCGAGGGCATCGTCAAGGACGAGGTCAAGCCCCAGGTCCACACCTGGAAGTTCCCCGACGGCAAGGTCCTGATCGTCCTGTCCGAGGGCCGCCTGCTGAACCTGGGCAACGCCACCGGCCACCCCTCCTTCGTGATGTCGAACTCCTTCGCGGACCAGACCCTGGCCCAGATCGAGCTCTTCACGAAGCAGGCGGAGTACCCGACCGACGTCTACGTCCTCCCGAAGCACCTGGACGAGAAGGTCGCCCGCCTCCACCTCGACGCCCTCGGCGTCAGGCTCACCACCCTGCGCCCCGAGCAGGCCGAGTACATCGGCGTCAAGGTTGAGGGCCCGTACAAGGCGGACCACTACCGCTACTGATCGGCACCGATGGCCGATCAGCACTGATCGGCCGTCGATCAGCGGAAGCTCCAGCAGGCCCCCGGCGGACGTCGCCGGGGGCCTGCCCCTTCGGCGCCCCCGCGGGCGGTCGGCGGTACGTTGACGGCACCGCACTGCCCGGCAGTGCCCCGCCCGCCCGCCCACCCGACGAAACGTGCTCACCATGCCCCGCGGCCGCTACTCGCTCCATGACCCGCACGATCACACCCCCCTCGGGGAGGAGCACTTCCACTGCGCCCCCGGCCCCTCCGGCTGGCGCTACGTCTCCCAGCTCACCGCCCCGAACGGCGACCACCGAGGCTCCGTCGACCTCGCCGTCGACGAACTCGGCCGCCCCATCCGCCTCGAACTGAACGCCTCCAGCTGGCAGGTCCGCGGCGCCGCCATCGACGGCGTCACCTGGGTGCGCACCGACCCCACCGGCACCGAGGCCACCGAAGGCAACGTCCAGGCCCCCGGCTTCACCGGAACCTCCCCGGCCTTCCTCATCGCGACGGCCCGCCTGCTGCGCCTGACCCCCGGCGCACCCGCCACCCGCGTCCGGCTCCTCGCCCTCACCGACCCGGTCCTCGCCCCGCGCACGGTCGACCAGGCCTGGGCCCTGCTGGCGCGCGAGGAACACCCCACGGACAGCGGCCCGCTGCAGGTGGACGCGTACCAGGTCAGCGCCCTGGACACCGGCGAGGTCCACACGATCCACATCGCGGGCGACGTGGTCCTCTCGGCCCCGGGAATCGAACTCGAACACCTGGAGACCCCGCCCTCGACCTTCGAGGCGTAGCGCCGCCGACCGGGCAGACCTCAGGCGGGCGGTGCGAACCCGCCGCCACCCGGCGGCCGTACGGGCGCCACCTGCACGGGAGGCACCGCGACCGGCGCCGCCGCCTGCGGGGCGGCGTACGGAGCGACATGCGCAGTGGCGTGCGGGGCGACGTACTGGGCGACCTGCGGAGCCGGGGCCACGGGCGCGGCCTGCGCCGCGCCACCGCCGAAGGCACGGGCGGCGTCCCGCGACTGACGCTCGTGCACCACCGCCATCAGGTACGCGGCAGCGGGCACCCCCGGCGGCGGCGGAGTCCCCGTACGCGCCACCAGATCGTCCGCGAGCCGCACCGCCATCGCGGCGCCGACCTGCGGATCCAGCTGCCCCATGCGCGTCAGGTACTGCCGGATCGCCAGCCACAGCCCTTCCGGCACGGCCGACAGGTCCAGCCCGCCGAACCTCCCGGCCAGCCACGGCGGCGGCGGGGGCACCGGCATCACCCGGGCGCCCGGCACCCGCTCCCGGATGACCAGCGTCCCCCCGAAGACGTCCCCGAGCCGCCGCCCCCGCTCCGACACCAGCGAGGCGATGCACGCCACGGACCCGAAGGTGAGCAGGAGCTCCACGACCCCCATGGCCCCGCGCACCAGCGCGTGCCGGAACCGGATCGGCCCGCCGTCGTCCCGTACGACCCGCAGCCCGCAGGCGAGCTTGCCCAGCGAACGCCCGTGGGTCAGGGTCTCCACCGCGATCGGCACGCCGACCAGCACCAGCAGCACGGTGGCCACCGCCACGGCCGCCTGAGCGGCGAAGTCCAGCGAGGCCGTCGCCAGGGTCAGCCCGAACGAGACCGTCAGATATCCGGTGACGTACACCGCCGCGTCGAGCAGGAACGCCAGCGCCCGGCTCGGCAGCCTCGCCGGCCGCAGCCCCAGGACGACAGCGTCCCCCGTCACCAGATCGCTCACCGCAGCACCTTTCACGTGACCTGCCCCGCCCCATCGGCATCCAGTCTGCCAAGCTGACCACATCAGGAGTAGGCAGTAGCAGGGGACCTGGGGCAGGGGAGCGGTAACCGGATGGATCTCGACGTCTTCGTGGCGGCCCATCGTGCGGAATGGGACCGCCTGGAGCAGCTCCTGGGCCGAGGCCGCAAGCTCACCGGCGCCGAGGCCGACGAACTCGTCGAGCTCTACCAGCGCACCTCCACCCACCTCTCGCTCATCCAGTCCAGCGCCCCCGACCCCATGCTCACGGGCCGGCTCACCCAGCTGGTGGCCCGTGCCCGCGCCACGGTGACCGGGGTCCGCCGGGCCGGCTGGCGCGACGTGGTCCTCTTCTTCACCGTCGGCTTCCCGGCCGCCGTCTACCGCAGCCGCGCCTGGTGGATACCGACCGCGCTGCTCTCCACGGCGCTGGGCGTGCTCATCGGCTGGTGGATAGCCACGCATCCGGAGGTCCAGGGCGCCATCGCCGCCCCGGAGGAGCTGAAGGCCCTCACGAAGCCGGGCGGCGAGTACGAGACGTACTACTCCAGCCACCCCGCGGCCTCCTTCGCCGCCCAGGTCTGGACGAACAACGCCCAGGCGGCCGCGATCTGCCTGGTCCTGGGCGCGTTCCTGGGGCTCCCGGTGCTCTGGATCCTCTTCCTGAACATGGCCAACCTCGGCGTCGGCCTCGGCCTGATGGCCTCCGCCGGCCGCCTCGACGTCTTCCTCGGCCTGATCCTGCCGCACGGCCTGCTCGAACTGACGGCGGTCTTCGTCGCGGCCGGCACGGGCCTGCGCCTGGGCTGGACGGTCATCGACCCGGGCCCCCGCACCCGCCGCGAGGCCCTGGCGGAACGGGGCCGCGCCGCCCTCGGCATGGCCATCGGCCTCGCAGTGGTCCTGTTCGTCTCCGGCCTCATCGAAGGCTTCGTGACCCCGTCCGGCCTCCCCACCTGGGCCCGCGTCTCGATCGGCGTGGCCGCGGAGGTGGCCTTCCTGCTCTACGTCTACGTCCTGGGAGGCCGCGCCTCCCGCGCCGGCGAGGCCGGCGACGTGGAGGCCGCCGACCAGACGGCGACGCTGCCGACCGCGGCCTGATGTGCATCGGACCCTACTGACCTGCTAGTCTCCTCAGGTCCCGGAGCGGGTGTTGACATATCCGCGATGGGGAGGTAGATTCAAACGGTTGCCTCGAACTGGACAAGTTCGGCAGCGATGGTTTATGATCTCTCTCGTCCCCACATGGAATTGAATTCCAGCGGGGCGCAGTCGACTCCTTTTTCAGGAATCCGAAGCCCGGTAAATCCGGTGGAAAACTTCTGATAGAGTCGGACTCGCCGGAAAGGGAAACGCGAAAGCGGAAACCTGGAAAGCGAAACCCGCTTCGACCGGGAATCGGACACGAAAGAGTCTGATAGAGTCGGAAACGAAGAACGAAGCCCGGAGGAAAGCCCGAGAGGGTAAGTACAAAGGAAGCGTCCGTTCCTTGAGAACTCAACAGCGTGCCAAAAATCAACGCCAAAAGTTGATACCCCGTCCACTTCGGTGGATGAGGTTCCTTTGAAAAAGACCTGTGAGGCTTCCTTGTGGAGTGCTTGCAGGCAACAAACACAGCGAGGACGTTGTGGTCAGTCGGTCTTATTCCGACCAAGACTGGCCCGCTCTTTCGTGTGTGTGAACCCGATTACGGGTAAACATTCATGGAGAGTTTGATCCTGGCTCAGGACGAACGCTGGCGGCGTGCTTAACACATGCAAGTCGAACGATGAAGCCCTTCGGGGTGGATTAGTGGCGAACGGGTGAGTAACACGTGGGCAATCTGCCCTTCACTCTGGGACAAGCCCTGGAAACGGGGTCTAATACCGGATACCACTCCTGCCTGCATGGGCGGGGGTTGAAAGCTCCGGCGGTGAAGGATGAGCCCGCGGCCTATCAGCTTGTTGGTGGGGTAATGGCCCACCAAGGCGACGACGGGTAGCCGGCCTGAGAGGGCGACCGGCCACACTGGGACTGAGACACGGCCCAGACTCCTACGGGAGGCAGCAGTGGGGAATATTGCACAATGGGCGAAAGCCTGATGCAGCGACGCCGCGTGAGGGATGACGGCCTTCGGGTTGTAAACCTCTTTCAGCAGGGAAGAAGCGAAAGTGACGGTACCTGCAGAAGAAGCGCCGGCTAACTACGTGCCAGCAGCCGCGGTAATACGTAGGGCGCAAGCGTTGTCCGGAATTATTGGGCGTAAAGAGCTCGTAGGCGGCTTGTCACGTCGGATGTGAAAGCCCGAGGCTTAACCTCGGGTCTGCATTCGATACGGGCTAGCTAGAGTGTGGTAGGGGAGATCGGAATTCCTGGTGTAGCGGTGAAATGCGCAGATATCAGGAGGAACACCGGTGGCGAAGGCGGATCTCTGGGCCATTACTGACGCTGAGGAGCGAAAGCGTGGGGAGCGAACAGGATTAGATACCCTGGTAGTCCACGCCGTAAACGTTGGGAACTAGGTGTTGGCGACATTCCACGTCGTCGGTGCCGCAGCTAACGCATTAAGTTCCCCGCCTGGGGAGTACGGCCGCAAGGCTAAAACTCAAAGGAATTGACGGGGGCCCGCACAAGCAGCGGAGCATGTGGCTTAATTCGACGCAACGCGAAGAACCTTACCAAGGCTTGACATATACCGGAAAGCATTAGAGATAGTGCCCCCCTTGTGGTCGGTATACAGGTGGTGCATGGCTGTCGTCAGCTCGTGTCGTGAGATGTTGGGTTAAGTCCCGCAACGAGCGCAACCCTTGTCCTGTGTTGCCAGCATGCCCTTCGGG comes from Streptomyces sp. NBC_01408 and encodes:
- the ahcY gene encoding adenosylhomocysteinase; the encoded protein is MDFKVADLSLAAFGRKEITLAEHEMPGLMSIRAEYADAQPLAGARITGSLHMTVQTAVLIETLAALGADVRWASCNIFSTQDHAAAAIAVGPNGTPENPQGVPVFAWKGETLEEYWWCTEQALTWPNTPTGGPNMILDDGGDATLLVHKGVEFEKAGEAPDPSTADSEEYAYILTLLNRTLGENPQKWTQLASEIRGVTEETTTGVHRLYEMMAEGSLLFPAINVNDAVTKSKFDNKYGCRHSLIDGINRATDVLIGGKVAVVCGYGDVGKGCAESLRGQGARVIVTEIDPICALQAAMDGYQVATLDDVVETADIFITTTGNKDIIMAADMAKMKHQAIVGNIGHFDNEIDMAGLAKIEGIVKDEVKPQVHTWKFPDGKVLIVLSEGRLLNLGNATGHPSFVMSNSFADQTLAQIELFTKQAEYPTDVYVLPKHLDEKVARLHLDALGVRLTTLRPEQAEYIGVKVEGPYKADHYRY
- a CDS encoding RDD family protein → MSDLVTGDAVVLGLRPARLPSRALAFLLDAAVYVTGYLTVSFGLTLATASLDFAAQAAVAVATVLLVLVGVPIAVETLTHGRSLGKLACGLRVVRDDGGPIRFRHALVRGAMGVVELLLTFGSVACIASLVSERGRRLGDVFGGTLVIRERVPGARVMPVPPPPPWLAGRFGGLDLSAVPEGLWLAIRQYLTRMGQLDPQVGAAMAVRLADDLVARTGTPPPPGVPAAAYLMAVVHERQSRDAARAFGGGAAQAAPVAPAPQVAQYVAPHATAHVAPYAAPQAAAPVAVPPVQVAPVRPPGGGGFAPPA
- a CDS encoding stage II sporulation protein M, with protein sequence MDLDVFVAAHRAEWDRLEQLLGRGRKLTGAEADELVELYQRTSTHLSLIQSSAPDPMLTGRLTQLVARARATVTGVRRAGWRDVVLFFTVGFPAAVYRSRAWWIPTALLSTALGVLIGWWIATHPEVQGAIAAPEELKALTKPGGEYETYYSSHPAASFAAQVWTNNAQAAAICLVLGAFLGLPVLWILFLNMANLGVGLGLMASAGRLDVFLGLILPHGLLELTAVFVAAGTGLRLGWTVIDPGPRTRREALAERGRAALGMAIGLAVVLFVSGLIEGFVTPSGLPTWARVSIGVAAEVAFLLYVYVLGGRASRAGEAGDVEAADQTATLPTAA